A genomic region of Columba livia isolate bColLiv1 breed racing homer chromosome 24, bColLiv1.pat.W.v2, whole genome shotgun sequence contains the following coding sequences:
- the ANKK1 gene encoding ankyrin repeat and protein kinase domain-containing protein 1 isoform X2 has protein sequence MDRKAEAQGQGWPRGALWPCQLPLLKLSRTSMNCLMEEATKMEKIKFQHIVTIYGVCNSPLGIVMEYMARGSLEKILPTHKMSWQLKFRVIHEMGLAMNFLHSMTPPLLHLDLKPGNVLLDGNMHVKISDFGLSKWMEQSSRMQYIESSALRGTLSYIPPEMFLQNSKPPGIKYDVYSFGIVIWEVLMQKKPYAGANMMAIIVKVAAGKRPCLEPISDDWPGECQQMVDLMKRCWDQDPRQRPSFTDIPVETDMLLSLIQSLVVDPENERLVRKMSHKPAISGNQQSDKEEFTFPQDAGSAETDNQEVHIPPSYSETEHAEDILPEEICRVHENGLTLLHLMVIQGNVEKVKFLLSRKANVNSQVVCGYTPLIMAVQKRSPEICSLLIEHDADINMPDDDGWTPLHFAAQNGDDRIVRLLLDHQARVNAQEHDGWTPLHLASQNNFENVARVLLSRQADSNTQELDGKTALHVAACFGHVSLVKLLASQGADLEKKQKNHRTPLHVAVERGKFRVVHYLLKKGTSVNSLDQNHYSALHLAVVRGKYLICEKLIKYGANVELRTDKGWTPLHLASFKGHIEIIHLLKGSHAKLNAKGSMDWTPLHLATRYSDEPVVCELLRCGADPNIAEKSHWTPLHFAVQRGSFMTVINLLECKADVNAKNKVGWTPLHLAVLKGNMAIIKTLIKAGALLDVEDITGCTALQLAIRHQRENIITLLQGKDSLRNKLGTQTLVNDAKISRPRFVPGRTDL, from the exons AtggacagaaaggcagaggcacagggacagggatggcCCAGGGGAGCCCTCTGGCCCTGCCAGCTCCCGCTGCTCAAGCTCAGCAG gacCAGTATGAACTGTCTCATGGAAGAGGCAACCAAGATGGAGAAAATCAAATTCCAGCACATTGTCACCATCTATGGGGTCtgcaacagccctttggggataGTGATGGAATATATGGCAAGAGGGTCCTTGGAGAAAATTCTTCCCACTCACAAAATGTCGTGGCAGCTCAAATTCCGGGTTATCCATGAGATGGGCTTGGCTATGAATTTCCTGCACAGCATGACGCCTCCTCTGCTGCACCTAGATCTAAAACCAGGGAACGTTCTCCTAGATGGGAATATGCATGTCAAG ATCTCAGACTTCGGGCTATCAAAGTGGATGGAGCAGTCTAGCCGAATGCAATATATCGAAAGCTCTGCTTTGAGAGGCACTCTGAGCTACATCCCCCCCGAAATGTTTCTGCAGAACAGCAAACCCCCGGGAATCAAGTATGATGTGTACAG CTTTGGAATTGTCATTTGGGAGGTGCTTATGCAGAAGAAGCCTTATGCAG GAGCCAACATGATGGCCATAATAGTCAAGGTTGCAGCTGGGAAGAGGCCCTGCCTAGAACCCATCAGCGACGACTGGCCGGGGGAGTGCCAGCAGATGGTTGACTTGATGAAGAGGTGTTGGGACCAAGACCCTCGGCAAAGGCCAAGCTTTACAG ATATCCCCGTGGAAACAGACATGCTGCTGTCGCTGATCCAAAGCCTTGTAGTCGATCCAGAGAACGAGCGCCTTGTTAGGAAGATGTCCCACAAGCCTGCCATCTCCGGGAACCAGCAG AGTGATAAAGAAGAGTTCACGTTCCCCCAGGATGCTGGAAGTGCTG AAACTGATAATCAGGAGGTTCATATCCCACCTTCTTACAGTGAGACTGAACATGCAGAGGACATTCTGCCTGAGGAAATCTGCAGAGTCCATGAGAATGGCCTCACGTTGCTTCACCTCATGGTGATCCAGGGCAATGTGGAAAAGGTGAAGTTTCTCCTGAGCCGCAAAGCCAATGTGAACAGCCAGGTGGTGTGTGGCTACACCCCTCTCATTATGGCTGTTCAGAAGAGGTCGCCAGAGATCTGCTCACTTCTGATAGAGCACGATGCAGACATCAACATGCCTGATGATGATGGTTGGACGCCTCTTCACTTCGCTGCTCAGAATGGGGACGACAGAATTGTACGCCTCTTGCTGGACCACCAGGCGCGGGTGAATGCTCAGGAGCATGACGGGTGGACCCCCCTGCACTTGGCGTCACAGAACAACTTTGAGAATGTGGCCCGAGTGCTGCTGTCTCGCCAGGCTGACTCCAACACCCAGGAGCTGGATGGCAAAACTGCCCTCCATGTGGCAGCTTGCTTTGGACACGTCAGCTTGGTGAAGCTGCTCGCCAGCCAAGGGGCAGACctggagaaaaagcagaagaaccACAGAACCCCACTTCATGTTGCTGTGGAGAGGGGGAAGTTCAGGGTGGTCCATTATCTGCTAAAGAAGGGAACCTCTGTCAACAGCCTGGACCAAAACCATTACAGTGCCCTGCACCTGGCTGTGGTGAGGGGGAAGTACCTCATCTGTGAGAAACTCATCAAATACGGAGCCAACGTGGAGCTGAGGACAGACAAAGGTTGGACTCCCCTGCACTTGGCGTCTTTCAAAGGACACATTGAAATCATCCACCTGCTAAAAGGCAGCCATGCCAAACTGAACGCCAAAGGAAGCATGGACTGGACGCCGCTCCACTTGGCCACTCGCTACAGCGACGAGCCGGTGGTGTGCGAGCTGTTGAGGTGTGGGGCAGATCCCAACATCGCTGAGAAGTCACACTGGACCCCCCTCCATTTTGCAGTCCAGCGGGGCTCCTTTATGACCGTCATCAATCTCCTGGAGTGCAAGGCAGACGTCAATGCCAAGAACAAGGTGGGCTGGACACCCTTGCACCTTGCTGTCCTCAAGGGCAACATGGCCATCATAAAGACGCTGATTAAGGCTGGTGCTCTGCTTGACGTGGAAGATATCACGGGCTGTACAGCCCTCCAGTTGGCAATTAGACATCAGAGAGAAAACATCATTACGCTGCTTCAAGGCAAGGACTCGTTGAGGAACAAATTGGGGACTCAGACTCTGGTGAATGATGCTAAGATTTCAAGACCCAGATTTGTTCCAGGAAGAACAGACTTGTAG
- the ANKK1 gene encoding ankyrin repeat and protein kinase domain-containing protein 1 isoform X1 has translation MALEKDRQLGSLTVFNKEDFEEDWVKVASGGFGHVYQVKHKKWRTVYAVKCSPYLLQDSSAERTSMNCLMEEATKMEKIKFQHIVTIYGVCNSPLGIVMEYMARGSLEKILPTHKMSWQLKFRVIHEMGLAMNFLHSMTPPLLHLDLKPGNVLLDGNMHVKISDFGLSKWMEQSSRMQYIESSALRGTLSYIPPEMFLQNSKPPGIKYDVYSFGIVIWEVLMQKKPYAGANMMAIIVKVAAGKRPCLEPISDDWPGECQQMVDLMKRCWDQDPRQRPSFTDIPVETDMLLSLIQSLVVDPENERLVRKMSHKPAISGNQQSDKEEFTFPQDAGSAETDNQEVHIPPSYSETEHAEDILPEEICRVHENGLTLLHLMVIQGNVEKVKFLLSRKANVNSQVVCGYTPLIMAVQKRSPEICSLLIEHDADINMPDDDGWTPLHFAAQNGDDRIVRLLLDHQARVNAQEHDGWTPLHLASQNNFENVARVLLSRQADSNTQELDGKTALHVAACFGHVSLVKLLASQGADLEKKQKNHRTPLHVAVERGKFRVVHYLLKKGTSVNSLDQNHYSALHLAVVRGKYLICEKLIKYGANVELRTDKGWTPLHLASFKGHIEIIHLLKGSHAKLNAKGSMDWTPLHLATRYSDEPVVCELLRCGADPNIAEKSHWTPLHFAVQRGSFMTVINLLECKADVNAKNKVGWTPLHLAVLKGNMAIIKTLIKAGALLDVEDITGCTALQLAIRHQRENIITLLQGKDSLRNKLGTQTLVNDAKISRPRFVPGRTDL, from the exons ATGGCTCTGGAGAAAGACAGGCAGCTGGGCAGCTTAACTGTCTTTAACAAGGAGGATTTTGAAGAAGACTGGGTTAAAGTGGCCAGCGGAGGCTTCGGGCACGTGTACCAAGTCAAGCACAAGAAGTGGCGAACGGTTTACGCGGTGAAGTGCTCTCCGTACCTGCTGCAGGACTCCAGCGCAGAGAG gacCAGTATGAACTGTCTCATGGAAGAGGCAACCAAGATGGAGAAAATCAAATTCCAGCACATTGTCACCATCTATGGGGTCtgcaacagccctttggggataGTGATGGAATATATGGCAAGAGGGTCCTTGGAGAAAATTCTTCCCACTCACAAAATGTCGTGGCAGCTCAAATTCCGGGTTATCCATGAGATGGGCTTGGCTATGAATTTCCTGCACAGCATGACGCCTCCTCTGCTGCACCTAGATCTAAAACCAGGGAACGTTCTCCTAGATGGGAATATGCATGTCAAG ATCTCAGACTTCGGGCTATCAAAGTGGATGGAGCAGTCTAGCCGAATGCAATATATCGAAAGCTCTGCTTTGAGAGGCACTCTGAGCTACATCCCCCCCGAAATGTTTCTGCAGAACAGCAAACCCCCGGGAATCAAGTATGATGTGTACAG CTTTGGAATTGTCATTTGGGAGGTGCTTATGCAGAAGAAGCCTTATGCAG GAGCCAACATGATGGCCATAATAGTCAAGGTTGCAGCTGGGAAGAGGCCCTGCCTAGAACCCATCAGCGACGACTGGCCGGGGGAGTGCCAGCAGATGGTTGACTTGATGAAGAGGTGTTGGGACCAAGACCCTCGGCAAAGGCCAAGCTTTACAG ATATCCCCGTGGAAACAGACATGCTGCTGTCGCTGATCCAAAGCCTTGTAGTCGATCCAGAGAACGAGCGCCTTGTTAGGAAGATGTCCCACAAGCCTGCCATCTCCGGGAACCAGCAG AGTGATAAAGAAGAGTTCACGTTCCCCCAGGATGCTGGAAGTGCTG AAACTGATAATCAGGAGGTTCATATCCCACCTTCTTACAGTGAGACTGAACATGCAGAGGACATTCTGCCTGAGGAAATCTGCAGAGTCCATGAGAATGGCCTCACGTTGCTTCACCTCATGGTGATCCAGGGCAATGTGGAAAAGGTGAAGTTTCTCCTGAGCCGCAAAGCCAATGTGAACAGCCAGGTGGTGTGTGGCTACACCCCTCTCATTATGGCTGTTCAGAAGAGGTCGCCAGAGATCTGCTCACTTCTGATAGAGCACGATGCAGACATCAACATGCCTGATGATGATGGTTGGACGCCTCTTCACTTCGCTGCTCAGAATGGGGACGACAGAATTGTACGCCTCTTGCTGGACCACCAGGCGCGGGTGAATGCTCAGGAGCATGACGGGTGGACCCCCCTGCACTTGGCGTCACAGAACAACTTTGAGAATGTGGCCCGAGTGCTGCTGTCTCGCCAGGCTGACTCCAACACCCAGGAGCTGGATGGCAAAACTGCCCTCCATGTGGCAGCTTGCTTTGGACACGTCAGCTTGGTGAAGCTGCTCGCCAGCCAAGGGGCAGACctggagaaaaagcagaagaaccACAGAACCCCACTTCATGTTGCTGTGGAGAGGGGGAAGTTCAGGGTGGTCCATTATCTGCTAAAGAAGGGAACCTCTGTCAACAGCCTGGACCAAAACCATTACAGTGCCCTGCACCTGGCTGTGGTGAGGGGGAAGTACCTCATCTGTGAGAAACTCATCAAATACGGAGCCAACGTGGAGCTGAGGACAGACAAAGGTTGGACTCCCCTGCACTTGGCGTCTTTCAAAGGACACATTGAAATCATCCACCTGCTAAAAGGCAGCCATGCCAAACTGAACGCCAAAGGAAGCATGGACTGGACGCCGCTCCACTTGGCCACTCGCTACAGCGACGAGCCGGTGGTGTGCGAGCTGTTGAGGTGTGGGGCAGATCCCAACATCGCTGAGAAGTCACACTGGACCCCCCTCCATTTTGCAGTCCAGCGGGGCTCCTTTATGACCGTCATCAATCTCCTGGAGTGCAAGGCAGACGTCAATGCCAAGAACAAGGTGGGCTGGACACCCTTGCACCTTGCTGTCCTCAAGGGCAACATGGCCATCATAAAGACGCTGATTAAGGCTGGTGCTCTGCTTGACGTGGAAGATATCACGGGCTGTACAGCCCTCCAGTTGGCAATTAGACATCAGAGAGAAAACATCATTACGCTGCTTCAAGGCAAGGACTCGTTGAGGAACAAATTGGGGACTCAGACTCTGGTGAATGATGCTAAGATTTCAAGACCCAGATTTGTTCCAGGAAGAACAGACTTGTAG